GTCGGCGTTGAGCATCGCGCCGGAAATCTTGGTTGCCCGGCCCATGCAGCACACCAGCAGGCCGGTGGCGAAGGGGTCGAGGGTGCCGGTATGGCCGGCTTTCGCCGCGTCCATGGCACGCTTGGCGCGTTGCAGCGCGTGGTTGCTCGACAAACCTACGGGTTTGTCGAGCAACAGCACACCGTCGAGCGCAAGCCCGCGTCGTTTAGCCATCGTCGGAATCCGGAAATTAAAGCAGTGACGACAGCCCGATCAGGACTGGTCTTCAGGTTCGTCGGGCACGCCCGAGTGCGGGCCGGGCCGGTTTGCGCGGTCGATGAGGATCGACATTTCGATACCACGGGCAATCTGCTCGTCGTGGAAGAAGCGCAAAGTGGGGACAGTGTGAATGTGCAGCAGCTTGTACAGCTGGGAGTGCAGCCAGCCGGCCTTCTCGTTCAGCAAGGCGGTCGCGGCCTCGGGCTCGGCGCCCAGGACCGTGAAATACACCTTGGCATGCGCGTAGTCGGTCGACAGTTCCACACCGGAGAGCGTGATCAAGCCAGCGCGGGTCGTGTCGATCTCGCGCTGGATGATCCCGGCCAGATCCTTCTGGATCTGGTCGGCCAGTCGCAGATTGCGACCGGGGATGGCTTTGGACTTGTGACGGCTCATTAGAAACAATGCCTCGCGACGCCTTACAGCGTACGCGCGATTTCCTTGATTTCAAAGACTTCCAGCTGGTCACCCACCTGGATGTCGTTGTTGCCGCGCAGCGTAAGACCGCAATCGAAGCCCGACTTGACTTCCTTGACGTCGTCCTTGAAGCGGCGCAGCGAATCGAGCTGACCGGTCCACTGGACCACGTTGTTGCGCAGCAGGCGGACCTGCGAATCGCGACGCACCAGGCCGTCGAGCACCATGCAACCGGCGATGTTGCCGATGCGGGAGATGCTGTAGACCTCGCGGATCTCGACCAGGCCGATGATCTCTTCCTTCTTCTCGGGCGCCAACATGCCCGACATGGCTGCCTTCACTTCGTCCACGGCGTCGTAGATGATGTTGTAGTAGCGCACGTCGATGCCGTTGGTCTCGGCCAGCTTCTTGGCGCTGGCTTCGGCGCGGACGTTGAAGCCGATCACCACGGCGTTCGAGGCGATCGCCAGGTTGATGTCGCTTTCCGAGATGCCGCCCACGGCCGCGTGCACCACTTGCACACGGACTTCGTCGGTCGACAACTTGGTCAGCGACTGCACCAGCGCTTCCTGCGAACCCTGCACGTCGGTCTTGACGATCAGCGCCAGGGTCTGGGTGCCTTCGCCCAGGTTGTCGAACATCGATTCCAGCTTGGCGGCCTGTTGGCGTGCCAGCTTGACGTCGCGGAACTTGCCCTGGCGGAACAGCGCGATTTCGCGCGCCTTGCGCTCGTCGGACAGCACCATCAGCTCGTCGCCGGCGGCCGGCACTTCGGTCAGGCCCTGGATTTCCACCGGGATCGACGGGCCGGCGGCCTGGATCGGCTTGCCGTTCTCGTCGAGCATGGCGCGGACGCGGCCGAAGCTGGCGCCAGCAAGCACCACGTCGCCACGGTTCAGCGTGCCGCTCTGGACCAGGATGGTCGCAACCGGGCCGCGGCCCTTGTCCAGGCGGGCTTCGATCACCAGGCCCTTGGCGGCCGAGTCGACCGGAGCCTTCAGTTCCAGCAGTTCGGCTTGCAGCAGCACGTTCTCGAGCAGCGCGTCGATGCCCTCGCCGGTCTTGGCCGACACCGGCACGAACGGCACGTCGCCGCCGTATTCTTCCGGCACCACTTCCTCGGCGACCAGTTCCTGCTTGACGCGCTCGGGGTTGGCGCTGGGCTTGTCGATCTTGGTCATGGCCACCACCATCGGCACGCCTGCGGCCTTGGCATGGTGGATGGCTTCACGCGTCTGCGGCATCACGCCGTCGTCGGCCGCGCAGACCAGGATGACGATGTCGGTGGCCTTGGCGCCACGGGCACGCATGGCGGTGAACGCCTCGTGGCCCGGGGTATCCAGGAAGGTCACCATGCCACGCTCGGTTTCCACGTGGTAGGCGCCAATGTGCTGCGTAATGCCGCCGGCTTCGCCCGCGGCAACCTTGGCGCGGCGGATGTAGTCCAGCAGCGAGGTCTTGCCGTGGTCGACGTGGCCCATCACGGTCACGACCGGAGCGCGCGGCAGCTGTTCGGCTTCCGACACGCTGGCGGTTTCATCCAGGAAGGCTTCCGGATCGTCGAGCTTGGCGGCGATCGCCACGTGGCCCAGTTCCTCGACCACGATCATGGCCGTTTCCTGGTCCAGCACCTGGTTGATGGTGACCATCTGGCCCAGCTTCATCAATTGCTTGATGACTTCGGCGGCCTTGACGGACATCTTGTGGGCCAGGTCGGCCACGCTGATGGTTTCCGGCACGTGCACTTCACGCGCGATGAATTCCTGCGGCGCCGGCTCGTTGCGGCGGTCGTTGTGCTGGTTGCGGCCACCGCGGCCGCCACTCTTGCCACCGCCCTTGCCGCCGGCACGCCAGCCGTCACGGCTGGCCGGCGCCGCCGGCTTGTCGGCCGGCTTCTTGCGCGAGGCGTCATCCGACCAGGTCGAGGCGACCTCGGCCGTCTTGATGGTCTTCTTGGTGCCGGGCGCGGCGGGCTTGGCGTCCTTCTTGGCGCCAGGCGCGGCGCCGGGCTTGCCGGCCGGCTTGTGCAGCGTGCCCGAGATCGGAGCGGCCGCCGCGGGCGGGGCTTCCGGTTCGGGGGCGCGCAGCACCTTGCGCGGGCGGTTCAGCATCTCGCGCAGCGCGGCGGCTTCGGCCTCGGCGGCACGGCGGGCCTCGTCGCGGCCGGCGCCAGTGGCGGAGGCGGCGAGCGGCGGGCCGGCGCGGCGGTTGTCGGCGCGGTTGCCGATCTTGGCGGCGGGCGCAGCGGACTCGACCGGCTTGGCGGCGGGTTTGACGGGTTCAGACTTCGCGGCAGGCGGCACCTGGGCGACAGGCGCGGCGGCCTGGGATGACGATGGTTCGGACGTATTGGCTAGCACAACGGGTTCCGGCTTGGCTTCTTCAGCCTTGGGCTCGGTGGATTCAGTCTTGACTTCGGGCTTGGCCTCTTCGGCCACGGGCTCGGCAGGAGCGGGCGCCGACGTCGGTTCCGGTTCAGGCTGGGCCTGGACTTCGGCGGCGGGAGCCGCGACGGGGGCGGGCACTTCGGCCGCGACGGATTCAACAGGCGCGGGCGCTTCAACCGGCGCGGGCGCTTCTACAGCAACGGGCTCTTGCACCGGGGCCGGAGCGGGAGCCTGGACCGGCGCGGCGTCGCGCGGTTCGACCGGCGCGGCCACTTCGGACGCGACGGGTGCGGACACCTGCTGGGCTTCTTCCGCGCCCGCTTCCTCTTCGGCGCGAGCGGCGGCGGCTTGCTCAAGGGCGATTTCGGAGGGATCACGCTTGACGAACACGCGCTTCTTGCGCACCTCGACCTGGATGGTACGCGAGCGGCCGGTGGCGTCAGCCTGGCGGATCTCGGAGGTCTGGCGGCGCGTCAAGGTGATCTTCTTGCCTTCGGTCGCGCCGTGGGCGCGACGCAGCGATTCGAGCAATTTCGCCTTGTCGCTGTCGGTGACGGAATCGTCCACCGATTTGAGGTCAACGCCGGCCGAGCGCAGCTGTTCCAGCAGCACATTGGCAGGCATTTTCAGCTCGGTAGCGAACTGGGCGACGGTGTTACTCGACATTAGGCTCTCTCTTCCCTATATGCAGCTATTACAAACAACGTGAACATGCGGCGGACTTGACGGCCATCCGCCGCAGACCCGTGTCCTTTTGGTTATTCTTCATCGAACCAATGGGCGCGGGCACGCATGATGAGGTCGCTGGCTTCCTGCTCGGTCAGGCCGGCGATTTCCGCCAGCTCGTCCGTCGCCAGTTCGGCCAGATCATCACGCGTATGCACTTGACGCTCGGCCAGCTTGGCGGCCAGTTCGGGCGTCACGCCTTCGAGTTCGAGCAGATCCTGCGCCGTTTCAAGGCGCTCTTCCTGGGCGATGGCCTCGGTCAGCAGCGCATTGCGGGCACGGGCGCGCAACTCATTGATGGTGTCTTCGTCGAACGCCTCGATCTCCAGCAGTTCCTGCATGGGGACGTAGGCGATTTCCTCGATACCGGTGAAACCTTCGTCGATCAGGATGTCGGCGACTTCCTCATCGACGTCCAGCTTGTTCATGAACGTGGTGCGCAGGCCCGAACGCTCGACTTCCTGGCGGTTCAGGCTTTCTTCCGGCGTCATGATGTTGATCTGCCAGCCGGTCAGCTCGGAAGCCAGGCGCACGTTCTGGCCCTTGGCGCCGATCGCCTTGGGCAGGTTTTCCTCGTCGACCACCACGTCCATCGCGTGCTTGTCTTCGTCCACCACGATGGACTCGACGTTGGCCGGCGCCAGGGCGCCGATGACGAACTGCGCGGGATCTTCCGACCACAGCACGATGTCGACCTGCTCGCCGCCCAGCTCGTTGCGCACGGCGGTCACGCGCGAACCGCGCATGCCGACGCAGGTGCCGATGGGGTCGATACGCTTATCGTATGCCACCACGGCGATCTTCGCACGCACGCCGGCGTCGCGAGCGGCCGCCTTGATCTCGAGCAGGCCCTGCTCGATCTCGGGCACTTCATTCTCGAACAGCTGGCGGATGAACTCGGGCGAGGTGCGCGACAGGATCACCTGCTGGCCGCGGGCCGCATGGTCGACGCGCAGGACGAAAGCGCGGACGCGGTCGGCGACCCGGAGGTTTTCCTTCGGGATCATTTCGGAGCGCGGCAGGCGCGCTTCGATCTTGCCGGTCTCGATGATGGCGTCGCCCTTGTCCATGCGCTTGATGGTGCCGGACACGATGGTTTCGCCGCGGTCGAGGAAGTCGTTCAGGACCTGCTCGCGCTCGGCGTCACGGATCTTCTGCAGGATCGCCTGCTTGGCGGCCTGGGCGCCGATACGGCCGAACTCGATCGGCTCGAGCGGTTCCTCGATGTACTCACCCACCTGGATGTTGGGCACGATCTCGACGGCGTCCGACAGCATTTCCTGCTTGTCGGGTTCTTGCAGGCCCGCTTCGTCGGGCACCACCAGCCAGCGGCGGAAACCTTCGTGGTCACCGGTTTCACGATCGATGGCAACACGAATGTCCGCATCATCCTTGAAGCGCTTTTTCATGGCCGAGGCCAGCGCGCTTTCCAGCGCCC
The window above is part of the Achromobacter deleyi genome. Proteins encoded here:
- the rbfA gene encoding 30S ribosome-binding factor RbfA; the encoded protein is MSRHKSKAIPGRNLRLADQIQKDLAGIIQREIDTTRAGLITLSGVELSTDYAHAKVYFTVLGAEPEAATALLNEKAGWLHSQLYKLLHIHTVPTLRFFHDEQIARGIEMSILIDRANRPGPHSGVPDEPEDQS
- the infB gene encoding translation initiation factor IF-2, which codes for MSSNTVAQFATELKMPANVLLEQLRSAGVDLKSVDDSVTDSDKAKLLESLRRAHGATEGKKITLTRRQTSEIRQADATGRSRTIQVEVRKKRVFVKRDPSEIALEQAAAARAEEEAGAEEAQQVSAPVASEVAAPVEPRDAAPVQAPAPAPVQEPVAVEAPAPVEAPAPVESVAAEVPAPVAAPAAEVQAQPEPEPTSAPAPAEPVAEEAKPEVKTESTEPKAEEAKPEPVVLANTSEPSSSQAAAPVAQVPPAAKSEPVKPAAKPVESAAPAAKIGNRADNRRAGPPLAASATGAGRDEARRAAEAEAAALREMLNRPRKVLRAPEPEAPPAAAAPISGTLHKPAGKPGAAPGAKKDAKPAAPGTKKTIKTAEVASTWSDDASRKKPADKPAAPASRDGWRAGGKGGGKSGGRGGRNQHNDRRNEPAPQEFIAREVHVPETISVADLAHKMSVKAAEVIKQLMKLGQMVTINQVLDQETAMIVVEELGHVAIAAKLDDPEAFLDETASVSEAEQLPRAPVVTVMGHVDHGKTSLLDYIRRAKVAAGEAGGITQHIGAYHVETERGMVTFLDTPGHEAFTAMRARGAKATDIVILVCAADDGVMPQTREAIHHAKAAGVPMVVAMTKIDKPSANPERVKQELVAEEVVPEEYGGDVPFVPVSAKTGEGIDALLENVLLQAELLELKAPVDSAAKGLVIEARLDKGRGPVATILVQSGTLNRGDVVLAGASFGRVRAMLDENGKPIQAAGPSIPVEIQGLTEVPAAGDELMVLSDERKAREIALFRQGKFRDVKLARQQAAKLESMFDNLGEGTQTLALIVKTDVQGSQEALVQSLTKLSTDEVRVQVVHAAVGGISESDINLAIASNAVVIGFNVRAEASAKKLAETNGIDVRYYNIIYDAVDEVKAAMSGMLAPEKKEEIIGLVEIREVYSISRIGNIAGCMVLDGLVRRDSQVRLLRNNVVQWTGQLDSLRRFKDDVKEVKSGFDCGLTLRGNNDIQVGDQLEVFEIKEIARTL
- the nusA gene encoding transcription termination factor NusA — encoded protein: MSREILLLVDALAREKNVTRDVVFGALESALASAMKKRFKDDADIRVAIDRETGDHEGFRRWLVVPDEAGLQEPDKQEMLSDAVEIVPNIQVGEYIEEPLEPIEFGRIGAQAAKQAILQKIRDAEREQVLNDFLDRGETIVSGTIKRMDKGDAIIETGKIEARLPRSEMIPKENLRVADRVRAFVLRVDHAARGQQVILSRTSPEFIRQLFENEVPEIEQGLLEIKAAARDAGVRAKIAVVAYDKRIDPIGTCVGMRGSRVTAVRNELGGEQVDIVLWSEDPAQFVIGALAPANVESIVVDEDKHAMDVVVDEENLPKAIGAKGQNVRLASELTGWQINIMTPEESLNRQEVERSGLRTTFMNKLDVDEEVADILIDEGFTGIEEIAYVPMQELLEIEAFDEDTINELRARARNALLTEAIAQEERLETAQDLLELEGVTPELAAKLAERQVHTRDDLAELATDELAEIAGLTEQEASDLIMRARAHWFDEE